In Ureibacillus thermophilus, the genomic stretch CAAAAATTGAGTTTCAAGGTTTGGTGTGGGATGAAGCTCAACATAAGGTTCAATATAATAAACATGATCTTTTTCTGACACCTAAAGAGTTTGCCATATTGGGGCTTTTTCTGAAAAACCCAGGCAGAGTGTTTAGCAGAGAACAAATTATTCTATCACTATGGGGCTATAACGCAAATACAGAAGAGCGCACTATTGATTCTCATGTGAAAAATATTAGAGAAAAGCTGAGACAAGCTGGGTTTCCAATCGATCGATTTCTGCAAACTGTTTGGGGGGTGGGGTATAAATGGAAGGGATAAGATGGGAAGAGAATGAAAGAGCAAATGATTACACTACTCAACACCTATGAAAATGCTGCTTATCTCATCAGCATTGTGATAAATATTATAATTAGTATTTTAGGACTTGTACCAAGCGTTTTTCTCACAGCTGCCAATTTGGCCGTGTTCGGGTTTTGGAAAGGTACTTTTTTATCTTTTGCAGGGGAAGCAATCGGAGCGATTATTTCTTTTGTTTTATATCGTAAAGGATTTAGGAAACTTTCGGTAACGAAGTTGTTTTCCCACCCGAAAGTCAGACGTTTGCTTGAAGCAAAAGGTTTAGAAGCCTTTTTTCTTGTTCTATCTTTGCGCCTTTTCCCTTTTGTTCCGTCAGGAGTAGTGACCTTTGTTGCGGCGATCGGAAAAACATCCTTGCTTATCTTTATGATTGCTAGCTCAATAGGGAAAATACCTGCCTTACTTTTAGAAGCCTATTCGGTTTATCAATTAATGAATTGGACATGGCAAGGGAAAGTAATATTAACATTTTTGTCTGTTTTTTTATTTCTTTTTACTTGGAAGAAAATCAATCGAAAAAAGGCTCAAACCAACAAAACTTAGAGAGTTTATGTTTATGAAGAGTGACAAATATCATATCCAAAGAAGCAAACTCCATAAATTCTGCAAATCTTTCTGCTATAAAATGTACGATCGCTATTTCATACACAAAAAGGGGTTATCAGCAATGAAAAAAATGACGAAAGCTATGATGATTACATCGGCCATTCTTCTTCTAAGCGCTTGTTCATCATCCAATGAAAAAGAACAGTCCTTTATTACGAGCAAAGAACAAGCAAAATCCAACACATCTGTTACAAATAATCCTTTCTTTAAAGAAAAGAAAGAAGGAAAGTTCGAACATTTACATGGAATTGGTTATGCAGGCAACCAAAATGCGATTTACTTTGCTACACATGAAGGTTTACTTGTTTACCAAAATAATAAGTGGTATGAAACGACTTCCAATAAACATGATTATATGGGCTTTTCTGCAACAGACGATGGGTTTTATGCATCGGGACACCCAGAAGAAGGTTCATCTTTAGGAAATCCGCTTGGTCTTGTAAAAAGTCTTGATCATGGACAAACGTTGATGAACTTAGGGTTTTATAAAGAATCTGATTTTCATTATATGGCAGTAGGCTATAAAAGCCATACGATTTATGTCGTGAACCAAGAAGAAAACAAAAAGCTAGGACAAGGGTTATTTTACAGTAAAGACGACGGCAAAACGTGGTCGCCAAGTCAATTAAACGGCCTACCGCAAACTGCTGCAGGAACGATTGCTGCCCATCCAACGGAGGAAAATATGGTCGGAATTAGTACGCCCGAAGGAATTTTCGTTTCAAAAGATAATGGAAATACCTTTGAACGGTTTACTCGAAAAATCAATACAATGGCTTTTTTCTTCCAAGAAAAATCGATTTTATTTGCTGCTGTAGAAAACAATAAGCCTGTACTTATCAAACAATCATTCGATTCAAAGCAGGAGGAAGTTCTTTCTGTTCCTGCACTCGATGAAAAAGATCATATCATGTATATGGCTTCTAATCCGAAAAATGAAAAGGAAATGGTGATGGCCACCATGAATGGCGATATTTTCGTGACAACAAATAACGGTGAAAGCTGGACTCAAATAGCAGTAAAGGGGAAACTACTATAGGCTAATGACAAGGCGTGCGATTAGCATGTCTTTGTTATTTACCACTCCATATTTCTACAAAATCCACTGCTACAATATAGACATCAGATTAGAGGGGAAGGTGAGAGGAAGGATGTATTCATTTTTCAATCAAATAAGTAACCTTTTAAGTCAACCATTTCTAAATATTGCACATGATACAACCACTATCCCCATTTTATCAGCGTTTGTTCTTGGTATAGTAGGAGCGATGGCCCCGTGTCAACTCACCGCTAACTTAGGAGTAATCACGTTATACAGTAATCAGTCCTTGCAAAAAGGAATTGCGTGGAAAGAGTTGTTTCTTTATATTTTTGGTAAAATTATTGCCTTTTCCGGTTTGGGGATGATTGTCTGGCTTTTGGGGAATGAGATTCAAAGTACACTAACATTCTATTTTCCGTGGCTAAGAAAGCTGATCGGTCCCATTCTCATTCTTGTAGGTTTATACTTGTTAGGGCTTTTTAAAATGTATTGGAACCTAACCTTGTTCAAAATACCTGAGAGATTTTTAAAGAAAGGAAAAACAGGTTCTTTTTTAATGGGGTTCAGTTTTTCGTTAGCGTTTTGTCCAACGATGTTTGTGCTGTTTTTCGTGACTTTAATGCCTCTTGTGTATTCAACGTCTTATGGAGTGATATTGCCGGGCATCTTTGCCATCGGAACCTCTGTACCTGTTATTTTCTTCATCTTCATTCTATGGTACTTAGGATTTAGCGGTACTCTAATGAAAAAAGGAAAACAAGCAGGAAGGTTCGTTCAGAAGGCAGCTGGAATCGTGATAATCTTACTTGGCATATTAGACACCATCACTTATTGGTTTTAAAATTAGGAAAAGGAGGAAAGTGAACGGTGATGTTTGGAGATTTGGCCATGATGATTGGGATGATGTTATTCTGGGTTGTATTAATCGCCATTGGTTTTTATCTCTTACATCGTTTTATCAATGACCGCAAAGAAGAGTTATCTCCGATGGAAATATTAAAAGTGCGATTAGCCAAAGGAGAGATCACTTTAGACGAATTTGAACAACTATCCAAAAAGCTATAGTAAAATCTAGCCTCTTTTATTGTATCAAGCATCAGAAATGTGATTTACAATTGTCTCCCCCTATTTCAATTTTATATAGATGAAGGAAGTTGTTGATAAGAGTATTGTCAACAACTTCTTTTGTTTTTTTAGCTTTTCTGAACATAATAATCTCTTATATTGCAGAACGGAAAAGTCGAGAAGAAAACAGTAGGTGGGGGACGTCCAACACCCGGCTACTCTCTAACGGCAACTGGCGAAAAAGTGCCAGACGAACAAATCCAAGAATGGATCTCTGAGCTTGTGATGGGAGAAGGATTTGCCTACGGATATCGCAAGCTGACCATTCAGTTAAGAAGAGACCATCAGCTTGTGATCAGTAAGAAAAAAGTATATCGATTGTGTAAAGCGATGGATTTACTACGTCCGCAGCGAGAGAAACGGATTCCATATCCGAAGAAACTCGCTCGAAATCGCATTATTACAGGCTCGAATCAGTTATGGGAAATGGATGTGAAATATGGATATATCGAAGGAGAAGAACGCTTTTTCTTTGTTTTGTCGCTCATCGATGTGTATGACCGTTCGGTAATTGATTACCATATTGGGCTGAGTTGTTCAGGAAGCGATGCCGTAAAGACGCTTCAAAGAGCGTTATTCAAGCGTCAGCAATTTGAACAGGCAAATAAACCTGTGATTCGGACAGACAACGGCCCACAATTTATTTCTCATGCCTTTGAAGCTGCCTGTGAGCGATTTGGAATCGAACATGAACGG encodes the following:
- a CDS encoding TVP38/TMEM64 family protein, whose protein sequence is MKEQMITLLNTYENAAYLISIVINIIISILGLVPSVFLTAANLAVFGFWKGTFLSFAGEAIGAIISFVLYRKGFRKLSVTKLFSHPKVRRLLEAKGLEAFFLVLSLRLFPFVPSGVVTFVAAIGKTSLLIFMIASSIGKIPALLLEAYSVYQLMNWTWQGKVILTFLSVFLFLFTWKKINRKKAQTNKT
- a CDS encoding F510_1955 family glycosylhydrolase gives rise to the protein MKKMTKAMMITSAILLLSACSSSNEKEQSFITSKEQAKSNTSVTNNPFFKEKKEGKFEHLHGIGYAGNQNAIYFATHEGLLVYQNNKWYETTSNKHDYMGFSATDDGFYASGHPEEGSSLGNPLGLVKSLDHGQTLMNLGFYKESDFHYMAVGYKSHTIYVVNQEENKKLGQGLFYSKDDGKTWSPSQLNGLPQTAAGTIAAHPTEENMVGISTPEGIFVSKDNGNTFERFTRKINTMAFFFQEKSILFAAVENNKPVLIKQSFDSKQEEVLSVPALDEKDHIMYMASNPKNEKEMVMATMNGDIFVTTNNGESWTQIAVKGKLL
- a CDS encoding sulfite exporter TauE/SafE family protein produces the protein MYSFFNQISNLLSQPFLNIAHDTTTIPILSAFVLGIVGAMAPCQLTANLGVITLYSNQSLQKGIAWKELFLYIFGKIIAFSGLGMIVWLLGNEIQSTLTFYFPWLRKLIGPILILVGLYLLGLFKMYWNLTLFKIPERFLKKGKTGSFLMGFSFSLAFCPTMFVLFFVTLMPLVYSTSYGVILPGIFAIGTSVPVIFFIFILWYLGFSGTLMKKGKQAGRFVQKAAGIVIILLGILDTITYWF
- a CDS encoding SHOCT domain-containing protein, producing the protein MFGDLAMMIGMMLFWVVLIAIGFYLLHRFINDRKEELSPMEILKVRLAKGEITLDEFEQLSKKL
- a CDS encoding IS3 family transposase codes for the protein MQNGKVEKKTVGGGRPTPGYSLTATGEKVPDEQIQEWISELVMGEGFAYGYRKLTIQLRRDHQLVISKKKVYRLCKAMDLLRPQREKRIPYPKKLARNRIITGSNQLWEMDVKYGYIEGEERFFFVLSLIDVYDRSVIDYHIGLSCSGSDAVKTLQRALFKRQQFEQANKPVIRTDNGPQFISHAFEAACERFGIEHERIPPRTPNMNAHIEAFHRLLEEECLGRMAFDSYEEAYQAVMEYMKFYNERRIHSSILDLPPHKFYKKAQTESLIIKEVRV